From the genome of Candidatus Rokuibacteriota bacterium:
GAAGCCGGTCGCGTCCCTGGCCGCGACCGGAACCTTCCCGATCGCCTGGACCCAGGCCCACGCCGCTCTGACGCTCGCCTCGTCCGTCAGGATCGTCCGCACCACTTCCACCAGCTTCATCAGCGGGACCGGGTTGAAGAAGTGAAGGCCCAGCACCTGCGACGGCCGCTTGGTGGCAGCCGCCATCGCCGTGATGTTGCAGGAGGAGGTGTTCGAGGCCAGGAGCGCGTGGGGCGGGCAGATCCTGTCCAGCCTGGCGAAGGTCTCGTTCTTGAGCTGCTGGTTCTCGGTGATCGCCTCGACGACGAGGTCGCACGCGTTCAGGTCCTCGAGGCGCATGCTCCCGGTGATCCGCGCGAGGATCGCGTCCTTCTCCCTGACCTCGAGCTTGGCCTTGGCGACGAGCCCGTCCAACGTCTTGTGCAGGCCGCCGAGACCCTTGTCCAGGAGCTCCTGGTTGGCCTCGACTACCACGGTCGGGAAGCCGGCCTGGGCCGAGACCTGCGTGATCCCGGAGCCCATCAGGCCGCAGCCGACCACGCCGACTGTCTTGATGGCCATGTCTCAGATCCCTCGCTTGGCGTCGCCCGGCTTCGCCGTGCTCCCCTCACCCCGAAGGCGAGGCCTGTCTCGGCACCCGGGTGATCCGATGGCAGCAGACCACGCCGCTCTCGGGCTCGCCGGGGCGCTCCTCGTCGACGAAGTCGTACTGCGCGGAGAGGACGGCCCCCCAGCCGTGGATCCGGCGACGGAAGCCGCGGCAGCCCGGGAAGTTCCCGACCCCCATGCCGCCCATCTTCGCGGCGGTGGCCATCTCGGCGAGGAGGCAGCGGGAGAAGGCCAGCTCCACGTGATCGGCGTCGGCGGAGAGGACCCGCATTGCCCCGCCGTACACCAACCCCTGGCCCCGGGGCATGCCGCGGAGCCCCCAGAAGGTCTCCATGTAGCGCGCGAAGCCCACGCAGTCTTCGACCGCGCCGATACCGGTCAGCTCGCGGATCCGCCGCGCCTCGATCTTCCCCATGGCGTGGACCGCCGCCTCGTTGAGCTCCATCGCGGTCTCGAGGCCGAAGCGATCGTTCACCTTCAGGAACCACTGCCCGTCGTGCGAGAACCAGCAGGCATCCACGAAGCGGACGGCGGCGGCGGGATCGAAGGCGAACGGCGTGATCGGTTCCAACGCTGCGCGGAAACCCCTGTCAGTCGTAGGCGATGAGGGAATGGAGCGGGTAGTTCTTGAGCTTCTCCCGACCGTGGAGGAAGGCCAGCTCGATCAGGAATGCGACGCCCACGACCTGGCCACCGAGCTGCTCGATCAGGCGGAGGGTGGCCGACATGGTCCCGCCCGTCGCCAGGAGATCGTCCACCGCCAGCACCCGCTGCCCCGGCTGGATCGCGTCCGCGTGGATCGCGTGGGCGTCCCGCCCGTACTCCAGCTCGTACTCCACCTCGATCGTCTTGCCGGGAAGCTTGCCGAGCTTCCGCACGGGAACGAACCCGGCCTTGAGCTCGTGCGCCAGCGCCCCGCCGAAGATGAACCCGCGCGACTCGATCGCCACGACCAGGTCCACACGCGCCCGCTGGTACTTCTCGGCGAGGCGATCGATGACGTACCGGAAGGCGCCGGCGTCCTTGAGGAGGGTAGTGATGTCCTTGAAGAGGACCCCCTCCGTCGGGAAGTCCTTGATCTCCCGGATCTTCGCCTTGAGCTCCGCCAGCTCCACGGCCGGAATGATACCGCCCGCCGCTCCTGCGGCGCAACCGAAAACCGTCCGATCAGCGGAGGGTAGCGAGGGCGGCGGGGAGGGCGGCGAGGTCGTGAACGACGAGGTCTGCGTCCGACGCCGGCCGTCCGTCGGCGGCAAAGTGGATAGCGCGCATGCCGGCGGCGCGCGCGCCCGCGATGTCCTCGCCCGGCGTGTCACCCACGTGGACGGCATGGCGGGGCTCCACGCCAACCCGCGCCAGGGTCAACCTGAAGATCTCTGGATCGGGCTTTCTAAGGCCGACCTCATCCGAAAAGCTGGTCACGCGGAAGCGGTCGAGGAGGCCGAAGCGGGTAAGCACCTGGCGGAGTATCACCCCGGGAGTCCGGCCGGTGTTGGAGACTACGGCGAGGACGACCCCCAGACTCGCGAGCGCGTTCACGCTCTCGATGGCTCCCGGCGATGGCAGCGGCGGGTAGCTGAGGACCGGGGCGATGTAAGCCCGAGCGGCCTCTTCGAAGCGGCCGAACGGAAGCCGTCCCGCGAGCCCTGGCGACACCAGGTCCAGGAAGAGCGCGACCTGCTCCCGGTACGGGAGGTCCCGGTGCTCACGCCAGACCCCGGCGAGCCGCTGGCCGGAAGCTTCGTAGGCCGCCTCCAGCGCCTCGCGGGCCACGGCGTATCCGCTCTGGTCGAGCACGGCCTTCACCCCGTCGAGGCGGAGGGCCGTGGCGCGCGCCAGGTTCTCGGGGGTGTCGGCAAGGAGCGTCTGCCAGAAGTCGAACGTCACCGCGTGAATCATCCCCCACACCCTACGCCGGCCGGGTCTGCCCGTCGCTCGCTCGCCTTCGGCGGTCACCGCACCCACGCCTCCGGCGCGGGTACCCGGGCTCGCCCGGCCGGGGTCCCTCCGGATGCGCCTCCATTGCGCGCGATCCGCCCCAGAACGTCCCATCCACGGCCGGCGACCAGCCGCGTACCCGGGGTGTGCGATCGGGCTTCCCCGACCGGCTCGCTCACGATGGGTCCCGACCGCCTCTCGGCATGGCTCGCTCGGGCAGATCGCCAGCCGGCGCGAGGCGGGCGAGGACGGACGGGCCGAGCCGATGACAGGATCCGCCGGCCCTGAGGGTCAAGCATCGGGGAAGCGTGGCGCGCGCTTTTCGAGGAAGGCCGTCATGGCCTCGCGCGGCTCGCCGGTCGTGTAGGTGGTGGCGAAGGCGTTGATCCCGTACTGGATCGCGGTGGCCAGATCGGTCTTCCGCCAGCGGATCAGCAGCTCCTTCTGAAGCCTCACCGCTGTCGGCGCGCAGCTCAGGATCTTCCCCGCCAGCTCGCGCGTCACCGCCTCGAGCTGCTCGGGCTCGGCGAGGCGGTTCAGCAGGCCCCACTGCAGGGCCTGGTCGGCGCTGATCAGCTCTCCGGTCAGGAGGTACTCGGCGGCCCGCCCGGGACCGATGAGCGCAGGCATCAGCGCCGCCTCGATCACCGACGGGACTCCGACCTTGATTTCGGGAAGCCCGAGCCGGCATCCGGTCGAGGCAGTCCTGAGGTCACAGGCCATGGCCAGCTCGAAGGCGCCACCGAGGCAGTAGCCGTGCAGCATGGCGATCACCGGAAACGGAGCCTCGTGGACAGCACGGATGGTGTCGTGGAGCGCGGCGATGAAGCGCTTGGCCGACGCCACGTCAAGGTCACGCAGGATTTTGACGTCCACGCCTGCCGAGAACGCGCGTCCCGACCCGCTGATGACCGCCAGGCGGACCGACTGGTTGCGGGCCAGGCCGCGGAAAGTTTCGCCGAGGACCTCGATCAGGTTGGGGACGAAGAGGTTCAGCGGCGGGCGGTTCAGCCTGAGCCAGGCGATCGAGTCCCGGCTTTCGACCAGCAGCACTGGTTCCATCAATACCTCCGCATGCTCGGGTCCACCGTCTGCGCCCACAGGTCGAGGCCGCCCGCCAGGTTTACCGCCTTCCTGAACCCCAGCCCGCGGAGGTAGTGCGCGACCGCGGCGCTCCGGATCCCCTGATGACAGAAGACCACGATGTCGTCCTCGGGGTTCAGCTCCTCGGTCCGGAACTCGATCTCCTCGATCGGGATGTGAACCGCGCCGGGCAGGCGGCAGAGTTGAAGCTCCCAGCCCTGGCGCACGTCGAGCAGCACCAGCGGCTCTTTCCCCTCCAGCCGGGCCTTGAGGGCCTGCGCCGTGATCTCCTCCACCGAGCCCTCCCCGCTCACGCCCGACTGGGACGCGCGCCGGTCACCACAGGTCCTTGTCCGTGATGAGCTTGTCTATGAAGTACTCGTCGAAGCTCACGCCCCGGGGGAGGCCGGACGCCCCACAGCTCGCGCAGTCGATCTTGTGCCAGCCGTCGTCGTCGATCTTGACCTTGTCGTACTCGATCGCGGACTGGCATCGCGGGCAAACGAGCTTCGTGATCTGCCCGAGAATGAAGGAGCCGTCCTTCATCCCGAGGAGGATCCACCCGCAGCGGAGCAGCTCGTTGGCCAGCTGTTCGCGCCTCGTCCGGTGAATCCGCTGCACGCGCGAAACGCGCTCAGCCTCCTCCATTCCGACCTCCCTCCTTCAGGAGCGCGCAGGCAACGCTCACCCGTCCGCGGCGATGGGGACGGAGGCGATGAACTCGCCGAGCCACTCGTTGACGGTGGAGGCGTGCTCGATCTGGGGGAAATGGCCGCAGCGGTCCAGCACCCTGAGTGCCGCCCGCGGCAGCGACCGCGCGACCGTTTCGGCGTGAGCAAGGGGCACGACGCGATCCTGACACCCGTGGATCGCGAGCACCGGCAGGTCGAGCGCCGAGAGCGCCCGCCGGTAGCGCTCAGCGTCCCGGCGAAAGTCGTCCCGCGCCTCCCGGAGCGCGGACAGGAAGGCCGCCTGCCCCGCCGCGGTGGCCCGGGCCGCATGACCGCGCTGGACGAGGAAGTCCACCTCCGCGGGAACGGGCTCGGCGAAGCAGCGTGCGAGCGCCGCCCGGAGCAAGCCCGGCCAGAGCAATCGGGCCATGACCTCGCCGACGCCGCGCGCGGCGAGCAGCCCGTAGACCCACGAGGGGCGGTAGTCGAAGCCGGGGATGACGGCCGCGATGAAGCTCAGGCGATCTACCTTGGCGGGATGGCTCACCGCGTAGGCTGCCGCGACAGCGCCACCCAGGGAATGACCGACCAGCGTAAGTCGGGCGAGCCCCAGCGCAGCCCGGAACTGCTCGAGCACCTCGACGAAGAAGCCGAGCGCGTAGCCCCCCAGCGGCTTGCTGGACTGGCCGAACCCGGGCAGGTCCAGCGCGTACACCGAGGCCTTGTGGCCCAGGGCTCCAAGGTTGTGACGCCAGCTCTCGGCAAAGCCGCCGAGACCGTGAACCAGGACGACAGGCAGTCCGCTCCCCTCCGCCAGGTAGTAGAGCCTGAGGCCGTCCAGTTCCCCGCCCCTCAGCGTAATCTCGGGCATGCCGCTCAGGACTCGCGATCGAGCAAGCGGGAGAGCGCATCCCGGAACGGAAACAGGCTGAAGATGCCTCCCGTGTGGATGAAGCAGACGCGGCTCCCGAACTCCTTCGGGTCGCGGCGGAGGTGATCCAGGAGTCCCAGGAACGCCTTCGCCGTATAGACCGGATCCAGGACGATGCCCTCCTCCCGGGCCAGGCTGACGATCGTCGCCAGCTCCTCGTCTCGGCTCTGACCGCGGCCCAGCCCCTGATAGCCGTCCAGGAGATGGACCGTCTTCGGCGGCTCCACGGCCAGGCCGAAGCCAGCGGCGGCCTTCCGGATGGTGGCGGCGACGTAATCCCGAACCTGGTCCGCCGGGTACGCGATGGGGATCCCCACGACTTCGGCCGACAACCCGCTCATCTGCTTCCCCATGAGGAGACCCGCCTGGCTGCCGCCGCTGAAGGCCGTGATCACCACCGTGTCGAAGGCCGGAGCGCCGTGGCGGATCTGCTCGGCCAGCTCGTGGGCACAGGCGGTGTAGCCCAGCGCGCCCACCTCTGTCGCGCCGCTCTCCGGGATGATGTAGGGCCGGCCGCCCCGCGCCTCCACCTCGGCGACGAGGCGGTCGAAGACCCGGTCGATCTGCCGGAACTCGGCCTCGGAACAGTACACCACCTCGGCCCCGAGGAGCCTGTCGAGCAGCAAATTGCCGTCGTACGTCGACGGTCGCTCGCCCTTGACGGCGAGGAGCGCCCTGAGCCCCAGCCGGGCGGCGACCGCCGACACGGCCCGGCAGCAGTTGGACTGGAGGGTCCCGCAGGTGATCAGGGTGTCGGCGCCCTGCTGGAGGGCTTCCCCCACCAGGAACTCGAGCTTCCGCACCTTGTTGCCGCTCTCGAGGAGGCCGGTGAGGTCGTCGCGCTTCACGTAGAGCTCGATCCCCAAGCGCGCCGAGAGGCGCTCGAGCTTCAGGAGGGGCGTCGGCAGGAGGGCCAAGTCCACGCGCGGCGGGAGCTTCGGACTGCTCATGGCTCCCTCATCTTCTCAGGCGAGCGGGCCTTCTGGCAATGGTCTCGCGCCGATCTACTCCTGGAGGAACTGACGGCGATAGACGGTCAGCTCCGCCAGCTCGTCGCCGTCGAAGTAGAGGGACCAGCCGCCGGGGTAGGACCAGAGCTCTCTGGCCCGCTTCTGCACCTCGGGCCAGAATCGCCGCGCCGCCGCCTCCATCCGCGCGTGGTCCGTCGTGGTCTCCTCGGGCGGACCGAGGAGGAGGAGGACCTCCGCTTTCGTCATCCCGACCGAGACGCGGCGCCAGAAGCGAAGGTTCGGCCCCCGGGGTGAGCCGACCACGGCGGGGTGGCTCTCCAGGTAGGCGCGGACCCTCCGGTCGAGCTGGTCCTCGAAGCTAACCGTCTCGTCGAAGCTCGGCCAGCGTCCGATGGCCTTGGCGACGCGGAGCTGCCAGATCCGCGTCGCCTCCGGTCCTTCCGCGACGCGGTGGTCGAGGGTGAACCCGCAGCCACCGAGGATGAGGGACGCGAGCGCCACGCCCGAGACCGCGCCACGAACGGTCACCGCCGCCTCAGATCAACGCGGACTCGAGGACGATGCCGCGGTCGATGACGCGGGCGGCCTGACCCAGGAGCGTCGCGAGCGGTACCGGCACCTCCGGCGCCTCCGCGAGCTGGCGGAGCAGATCGATCAGCCGGCGGAAGGCCCGGATCAGGTCGCCCTCGTGGCCGCCGAAGTCCTCCTCCACGATCGCGGCCCAGTCGTCGTCGCCAGAGGCCCACCGGAAGATGGCGGGCATGAAACCCGTGTGCACGCCGCACGCAAGCGGCAGGCGGTGGGCGCGCTGCGCCTCTACGATCGCCTCCGCGACCGCCTCGAGCTGGTGGAGCTTCTTCCTGAGGCGGGGACGCTTCTTCAGAAAGCGCCGCGCGACCACGCCGTCGCCCGAGCGGGCTTCCTCGATCAAGCAGGAGCAGAGCGCCGCTGCCTCGGCGAGGGTGGAATCGGCCAGGATGCCGCGGTGGACCACCTCGGCGACCATGAGCTCGTTGTCGTGGCGCAGGGCAGCGACGAGCCGCCCCTTGGCGCCGAGCTGGCCGTCACTGACTGCGCCGAAGCGCTCCAGCACCTCCACGACCCGGCAGAATTCCTGCCAGTAAGAGTCCCTGAGCGCGTTCAGGACCTCGGTCCGCTGGCCGAGCCTGGTCTCGAGCTTCTCGATTCCCTTCCACGCCTGATCGCACCGGGGCTGAGCATCCCACGGACAGCGGTGGCACTCGATGGCGGCGAGCTGGGCCTCGGGCCCCTGGGCGTCTTCGCGATCGAGGAGCTCGGTGAGCGAGAGCTTCGCGAGCTGGGCCAGGACGCCGTTCTGCCGCTGGCGCCAGTCGCGCGGGAGGTGGAGCGGCGGCGTGGCCCAGAAGATCCGCTTGATGTTGCCCGACTTCACCCGGACCACCGAGCCGTGGGGCAGGAGCGCGTCCACGAGGAAGCGACGGCCCCGGACCGAGTGGACAGAAAGGA
Proteins encoded in this window:
- a CDS encoding 3-hydroxybutyryl-CoA dehydrogenase, producing the protein MAIKTVGVVGCGLMGSGITQVSAQAGFPTVVVEANQELLDKGLGGLHKTLDGLVAKAKLEVREKDAILARITGSMRLEDLNACDLVVEAITENQQLKNETFARLDRICPPHALLASNTSSCNITAMAAATKRPSQVLGLHFFNPVPLMKLVEVVRTILTDEASVRAAWAWVQAIGKVPVAARDATGFIVNRLLVPYLLEAVRVYESGLASLEDIDQAMKLGCGYPMGPFTLLDLVGLDTTLYVAEVMFEEFREARFAPPPLLKRMVAAGYLGRKSGRGFYDYSQK
- a CDS encoding adenine phosphoribosyltransferase, producing the protein MAELKAKIREIKDFPTEGVLFKDITTLLKDAGAFRYVIDRLAEKYQRARVDLVVAIESRGFIFGGALAHELKAGFVPVRKLGKLPGKTIEVEYELEYGRDAHAIHADAIQPGQRVLAVDDLLATGGTMSATLRLIEQLGGQVVGVAFLIELAFLHGREKLKNYPLHSLIAYD
- a CDS encoding HAD family hydrolase — protein: MIHAVTFDFWQTLLADTPENLARATALRLDGVKAVLDQSGYAVAREALEAAYEASGQRLAGVWREHRDLPYREQVALFLDLVSPGLAGRLPFGRFEEAARAYIAPVLSYPPLPSPGAIESVNALASLGVVLAVVSNTGRTPGVILRQVLTRFGLLDRFRVTSFSDEVGLRKPDPEIFRLTLARVGVEPRHAVHVGDTPGEDIAGARAAGMRAIHFAADGRPASDADLVVHDLAALPAALATLR
- a CDS encoding enoyl-CoA hydratase/isomerase family protein — encoded protein: MEPVLLVESRDSIAWLRLNRPPLNLFVPNLIEVLGETFRGLARNQSVRLAVISGSGRAFSAGVDVKILRDLDVASAKRFIAALHDTIRAVHEAPFPVIAMLHGYCLGGAFELAMACDLRTASTGCRLGLPEIKVGVPSVIEAALMPALIGPGRAAEYLLTGELISADQALQWGLLNRLAEPEQLEAVTRELAGKILSCAPTAVRLQKELLIRWRKTDLATAIQYGINAFATTYTTGEPREAMTAFLEKRAPRFPDA
- a CDS encoding sulfurtransferase, producing MEEITAQALKARLEGKEPLVLLDVRQGWELQLCRLPGAVHIPIEEIEFRTEELNPEDDIVVFCHQGIRSAAVAHYLRGLGFRKAVNLAGGLDLWAQTVDPSMRRY
- a CDS encoding alpha/beta fold hydrolase; this translates as MPEITLRGGELDGLRLYYLAEGSGLPVVLVHGLGGFAESWRHNLGALGHKASVYALDLPGFGQSSKPLGGYALGFFVEVLEQFRAALGLARLTLVGHSLGGAVAAAYAVSHPAKVDRLSFIAAVIPGFDYRPSWVYGLLAARGVGEVMARLLWPGLLRAALARCFAEPVPAEVDFLVQRGHAARATAAGQAAFLSALREARDDFRRDAERYRRALSALDLPVLAIHGCQDRVVPLAHAETVARSLPRAALRVLDRCGHFPQIEHASTVNEWLGEFIASVPIAADG
- a CDS encoding D-cysteine desulfhydrase family protein; the protein is MSSPKLPPRVDLALLPTPLLKLERLSARLGIELYVKRDDLTGLLESGNKVRKLEFLVGEALQQGADTLITCGTLQSNCCRAVSAVAARLGLRALLAVKGERPSTYDGNLLLDRLLGAEVVYCSEAEFRQIDRVFDRLVAEVEARGGRPYIIPESGATEVGALGYTACAHELAEQIRHGAPAFDTVVITAFSGGSQAGLLMGKQMSGLSAEVVGIPIAYPADQVRDYVAATIRKAAAGFGLAVEPPKTVHLLDGYQGLGRGQSRDEELATIVSLAREEGIVLDPVYTAKAFLGLLDHLRRDPKEFGSRVCFIHTGGIFSLFPFRDALSRLLDRES